Proteins encoded within one genomic window of Haloarcula marismortui ATCC 43049:
- a CDS encoding DMT family transporter: MTHSTRYIGLLFAALALIWGLSFVAIKTGLESVPPVLLAAVRHDIAAVVLLGYALWRGRSLRPQTRDDWSLILIGGTVLIGAHFALLFLGQQYVPSSFGAILLSLTPVVTPAFASTLIPSYRARPHELIGTVCGFIGVVIIANPTPGAVGGRLLGVALLISSAVAFAVGAVLTERYTSSLPLVSLQAWMTLLGAGILHAVSAGLPSEQLGTVTVGLEQLAAIAYLGIVASAIGFLLYFRLISTVGAAETSLVSYVVPAVTAISGWLLLGETLGPVTVAGFAVIVVGFAWVKADVLRSLRRRRTDSPSYRPYGPQDDCVVVSGNAYTTRE, translated from the coding sequence ATGACACACTCGACACGATATATCGGCTTGCTGTTTGCTGCGCTTGCACTCATCTGGGGACTCTCCTTTGTGGCGATCAAGACTGGTCTCGAAAGCGTCCCGCCGGTGCTGCTGGCAGCTGTCCGACACGACATCGCTGCAGTCGTCCTGCTTGGCTATGCCCTCTGGCGAGGCCGGTCACTGCGCCCACAGACCCGCGATGACTGGTCGCTGATTCTCATCGGCGGGACTGTCCTCATCGGTGCACACTTCGCGCTCCTGTTTCTTGGACAGCAGTACGTCCCGAGTTCCTTCGGCGCAATCCTGCTCAGTCTCACGCCGGTTGTGACGCCGGCGTTCGCATCGACACTGATTCCGAGCTACAGGGCTCGACCGCACGAACTCATCGGCACCGTCTGTGGGTTCATCGGTGTGGTTATTATTGCGAACCCCACACCGGGAGCGGTCGGCGGCCGCCTGCTCGGCGTCGCCCTCCTCATCAGTTCCGCTGTCGCCTTCGCTGTCGGTGCAGTCCTGACCGAACGCTACACCAGTTCGCTCCCGCTCGTGAGCCTGCAGGCCTGGATGACGCTGCTCGGTGCGGGCATCCTGCACGCCGTCAGCGCGGGGCTGCCCTCGGAGCAACTCGGAACCGTCACTGTTGGGCTTGAACAGCTAGCTGCGATCGCGTATCTCGGTATCGTCGCCAGCGCAATCGGGTTCCTCCTCTACTTCCGACTGATCAGCACGGTGGGGGCCGCTGAAACCAGCCTGGTCTCCTACGTGGTACCAGCAGTAACGGCCATCAGCGGCTGGCTCCTGCTTGGTGAAACACTCGGCCCGGTGACCGTCGCCGGCTTCGCCGTAATCGTGGTCGGCTTCGCGTGGGTGAAAGCCGACGTACTCCGGTCGCTACGCCGTCGCCGGACAGACTCGCCGTCGTACCGACCGTACGGGCCACAGGACGACTGTGTCGTCGTCAGCGGGAACGCGTACACGACACGAGAGTGA